In Candidatus Binatia bacterium, the genomic window CGGTGATCCTGCTGCCGGGAGCCGTTCTTCTCCTCGGCGGCTTCGTCGGATGGCGCCGGCGGCTCAGGACGGCCGGGTGACCGCCGTGCAGGAGATTCACGACACCCCGTTCGGGGCCCGCCGTGGGTTCTTCCTGGGGCTTGTCGCGCTCGCGACTCTGCTCGGGATCGTGGTCGTGGTGGACGTGCTGCCGCGGGTAAATCCACCCCCGCCGAAAGTAGAAGGGGAACCGTTCCTTCCGGCGGGAATCGGGCCGATCCAAGCGATCGACGTCGTCCGGGGGCGAAAGGATTTTCGCCTCGAGAATGCAGGCGGCACCTGGGAAATGCTCGACCAGGGAGAGCGCTCGGACATCGGCAACGAGCGGGTCGCCGAGTTCATGGCCGAGATCACAGATCTCGTGGAAATCATCGATATCGGTCCTGTTTCGGAGCTCTCCCCGGCCGACTTCGGGCTCGACCATCCCCGTGAGCGAGTGGTCCTCCACCCGGAGGACGGGCGAGAGATCCAGATCCTACTCGGAGACCGTAATCCCCCATTGACGGGGATCTACATTGAGGTATTGCCAGGGGAGCACGTGGTTCTGGTCGGAGCGGTGCTCCTGCTGGAAATCGACCAACTCGCCGCCCTGGCGAGTGCCCAGGCACCATGAAACCCCGACCACAGCGGTCTCCCTCTTGACGGCGGACCGCGCGCAGCACGACTCGTACAATCTCAGATGGAGGTATCTGCACATGCTCGATAGTCGTTGGTTCGTAGCGCTGACCGCAGCCGCGGTCCTCGCCTCCCCTGCTCTCGCCCTCGCTGAAGGACAACCATTGCCTGAGGGCGCATGGAAGCTCTCGAAGGACAACTGGCAGAAGGCCGAGAATCTCCTGCCGGACCCGGTACTCAAGCGGGTCAAAGCGGGTGATTACACCTTCACCGTCGTTCCTCTCGACGACCAGAAGTTCAAGGAAAACTACACCGCGAACTACTGGGCCGCGTCCGAGGCCAACGAAGGCAAGTACGAGCTCGACGCCGAGACGTGTGCAATCAGCAACAAGGAGACCGGCGAGACCCCCGATCACATCTGGGGCAAGCCGTTCCCGCGCATCGACCCGAAGGATCCCACAGCGGCCTGTAAGGTTGCGTGGAACTTCTACCTGGCCAACCAGATGGGTGAGGGTGTCGGCGCGACATTTACGCTGAATGGCATCGACCGCAACGGTGAGTTCCGCCGCATCAAGATGTGGCTGCACGCGAACTCGTACATGGGCCGTACGGTGAAGGACGAAGAAAACCCGGAGAAGCTTCGCGTCACGACGATGTCGCACGCGATGGAGCCGGCGGACGCCGAGGGCGTGAACATCCTCTCGCAGCAGCTCAACGAGTGGGATGCGCAGGACAACATCTGGGCGTACCTCCCGCAGATGCGTCGCGCGCGTCGCGTGAACGCGGCAACGCGTTCCGACCCCATCGCCGGCCTGGACATCTTCTCCGATGACCTGAACTGCTACGCGGGCAAAGTCGAGTACTATAAGTGGAAGATCGTCGGCGAACAGAAGATCTTCGCCCCGGTGATCGGCCCCTACGCGCTGAAGCAGATCAAGACGAAGGAAGAGGGCAAGATGGATGTGCCCATTCCGTACCTGCGCGGCGGCTACGAGACGCCTGGCAACGAGGGCGCGCCCTGGCAGATCACCGAGAACCTCGTGCTCGTCGAGCGCCCGGTCTGGAAGATCGAGGGTGAGTCGACCGACCCGTACTACAACTTCGGTAAGGTCATCATGTACATCGACAAGGACATGAGCCGCATCTACTGGAAGAACGTGCACAACCGTGCGGGTGAGTATTTCTACACCGCCATGTGCTCGTACCACTTCTCGAAGAGCGACGACGGCGAATTCGGCACCACCACACCGAACATGGTGATGGGCGTGAACGACAAGACCGATCGCGCGGCTCTGGGCGGGCGCTACGCCTCGCAGTTCATTGACCGCAACATGGATCCGTCGCAGTTCTCGCTGCGAGCCCTGTCGCGCTTGAGCGACTAGGACTCACCGCAGGAATGCAAAAAGGGCGCGTGGGCCATCCGGCTCGCGCGCCCTTTTTCGTTTCCGGATCTCGTTCAGGCCGCGCGCGAGATTTCAGAGGCGATCTGACGGAACTGCTGCGTGACCGGGCTGTCCGGCTGAGCTTCGACGATCGGCACGCCAGCGTCTCCCTGCGCGCCGACTCCGGCGACGAGGCCGATGCGCCCGAGGAAGGGGATCGCCAGTTCGCTCGCCAGCTTCTCGCCGCCGTCGCGGCCGAAGACGTCGGTTTCATGTCCGCACGCCGTGCAGGTGTGTCCGCTCATGTTCTCGACCAGCCCGATGACGGGTACGTTAACCTGGTTGAACATCTTCACGCCGCGGCGGACGTCGGCGAGGGCGACTTCCTGCGGAGTCGTGACGATCACACCGCCGTTCATCGCGAGCTGCTGCGCGAGTGTCAGCTGGACGTCGCCGGTCCCCGGCGGCAAGTCGAGAACGAGATAGTCGAGCTCGCCCCATTCGACGTTCTTGATGAACTCGGCAACGAGCTTGGTCACCATCGGTCCGCGCCAGATGACGGGCTTATCCTTCTCGATGAAGAAGCCCATCGAGATCATCCGCAGGCCGTGGGCCTCCACGGGGGTGATCCGGCGCTCCTCGGTGACGACGGGCTGGGCAGTCTCGGTTCCCATCAGGAGGGGGGCGCTGGGGCCGTAGACATCCGCATCCAGGAGGCCCACCTGTCCGTATTTTCGCAGGGCGAGAGCCAGATTGGCCGCCACGGTCGATTTCCCAACGCCGCCCTTCCCACTGGCGACGGCGATGATGTTCTTCACGCCGGGGATGGGCTGCGGGCCCCGCGGGCCGGATGTGACGGGGTTCTGGTCGCCGTGGGAATGACCGGCGTGGCTCTCGGCGGGCTGCTGGGGCGTCCCTCCCTGCGGCTGAGCTGCCTGGGGGGCGAGTTCGCTCACGATCTCCAGGGCGCCGGCACCCGGCAAATTTGCGACGGTCGCTTCGATGTCGGGGCGTATTTTGCCGACCAGGTCGGGATCACCGGCCGGGGGCGCCACGACGATGCGGATGCCCCCCTCGTCGACCTGGATGTCGCGAATGATGCCGAATGAGACGATATCCCTGGAAAAACCAGGGTATCTCACCCCTTTCAGGGCCTCGAGAACCTCTTCCGACGACAGCGCCATGGCTCTTAACGGTAGCCGACCCCCCCCCTGCAGCAACCCCCATCGGGCCGCTAACCCGGCAAAGTGCGCCGCATTGATAACGCTATAGTTCATTTCGTGACGGTCCGCGGGAGACCGATTTGCCGTGAATGCAGGGTTTTTGCGATGGCATCTACGTTGCAGAGAGCCACATCGACAACGAGGTCACGGATGGCCTTTCAGAATCTGGTTCGGGGGTGGCGGTAGTACCCGCCACTCTGAAGCGAATACCAGGGCACGGAACATGGGGCGGCAGGGAGCCGTCCTAGTCGCAGATACCAAGGAGTGAATCGATGATGGAAGCTGCATACATGGAGGACCAAGGCATGTTGGAAGAACTCACGGGCGGGGAAATCCGCGAGCTTAGAAAGCGCCTGGGTCTCACCCAGGAAGAGTTCGCTCACGCAGTCGCCGTGACCTTTTCAACGGTCAACCGTTGGGAGAACGGTCACGCCAAGCCGAGCAAGCTGGCTCGTCGCGCCATCGGGGCGTTGGCGGCCCGCAAGCCAAGCGCACCTTCGGAGAGTCAGACCATCGATGAGATGGCTGGCCAACGTAGCTTCGGCAACGGCGAGTAGCAGGAGCGCATTCCCAACGTAGCTTCGATTCGCTAATGGCTGGTCCGGATGGATTCATCCGGACCGGCCATGCGGATTGCCGGCTGCAACACGATGGTTGCGCTCGGATCAGCGCAGTCGGGCGGAGTGGCCGCGCGTCGACGCCGTTAACCGTTATGCGCTAGCGGCTGTCGCCTAGAAAGAGGACGCGATCGTTCGAGCGGTCTCGCTCGGCGATGAGGAGAGCCTGGCCGGCGTTGTTGAAGCCCACGGACGTGAGGTTGGTGATCGTTCCGAGAGCCTCGGTATCGAGGCTCGAGACTATCGTGACGAACTCGCCGTTCGCGCGCCGCACCGAGGCGCGGGTTTCCTCGACCCGGGTCGTTCCCTCGATGCGCGTCCCAAGGGTCGTGACGAAGAGAACGTCGCCTGCCTCATTTATCCGCGTGCCCCCGGTGGAGAACACTTCCAGTTCCTCGCCGGGGAACAGGTCGCCTTCGCAGACGATATTCTGAGTCGAACGCGAGTCGCCCAGCCTCAGGCAGGCGGTTTCCTCGCCCGTGGCTTCGTTCCGCAGGGTTGCCTGGAAGAGTGCGCGCCCCCCGCCGAGCCCGGTTCCGCGGAGGGACGCCACGACACGGTCGGCCTCGATGCTCCCTTCGGCGGCGATGTCCGTGAACTGATCGCCATCGAGAAGGCCGATATGATCTCGAACCGGATCGTCGGGGTTCTGGCCGGCGAAACCGAGTTCGACCAGGAGCCGTCCCTCGGTGTCGAGGTCGACGATGTCGATTCGCGCCACCACTCCTTCGGGAAGCTCTCCGTTTTTGCGCAGGGTGGGCAGGGTGTCCTCGCCGTCGAACTGAACGACGACGGGCGACCTGCGCCGGCCCGGTACCGAGAAGAAGAGCTCACCGTCCTCGTTCATCCCGATCTGGGCGTCGTTGGCCTGGCGCCGGTCCAGCTCGAAGTCCTCGTGCTCGATCTGAACGACCTCCGACTCGTTTGCCAGGAAGAGGGCAACGGTGCAGAGGTCGCGGGGTGTATCGCCCGTGGAGTCGACCTCGCAGTCCCCGCCTCCGCCCACGAACGCGACCCGGCCGTTCCGTACGATCCGGAAGTTTCCGAGGATCCGGAACTCGGGGCCGCCGGCGCCGGTGATGGTCTCGGGATCGTTCGCGATCCCGGCGATGGTCTCGACCTCGTCATCGAGAGCTCGGTGAAGCTGGTCGGTGTCCAGTCCGTTCCCGCTCTGAAAAGCGAGCTCGCCGGTCGAAGCCATCCTAAGCCGGGAAAGCGTGGAGAGGTCGACTTCGGCCGGTGCGTTGCTCTCGTCGAAGATCGTTCGCAAGGTGCCGTTCGCGGCCATGCGGAGGACCGCGCGTGCGTCGCCCTGGTTCGCTGCGGCGATGAGCGCCAGGCTGCCGTCGGCGGCGAGCGCGGCATCTTCGATGTTGCCGATCACGAAGCCGTTGGTTGCCGCGTCACCGTTCTGCAGGGCGATGCGGGCGTTGCTGGGCTGGCGCGGGTCTACTTCCGGCGGGTCTACGGGAATGGGCGAGGGCGCCGGGGCCGGGTTGTTCGAGGTGCTTCCGCCGTCATTTCCACCGCCGCCACCACAGGCGAACGTGGTCAGAAGAGTCAGGACCACAAGGCTCGAGCGAATCGGGTGGACATGGTGCGAAGTGTAAATGTGCGGCAACAAGCAAGGACCTCCTTACGGGTTCGAAGACGCGCGCAGGAGGGGGGTCTGGAAGAAGCAGGGGGGCCGGCGCGTCTGCCCGTCAGACTAACCTTCCGAGTACTATCCCGGAAAGCGGGTATTTGTCCGCACGCCGGGCCGGACCTTTCGGGGCCCCCGCGATCGTGGCCGTGCTCGACCGCGGGGACCCAGGCTACAGGATCTTGGTTCAGGCTGCGACAGACGTGTGCTGCGCATCCAGGGATTCTTCCCCCAGGAACCACTCCATGGGGTATCCCGTGTACTTCGCAATGCGGAACAGCACGTCCGTCGTTGGGATTCGACCGTTCATGTAGTTGTAAACGGCCGACAGGCTGAGCCCCAGGTCGTATGCGAATGCCTTGGGCTCGTCCCGCACGACGAATCGAATGCGGTCCGAAAGGACTCTCGGATCAATGCTGATCGTGTTGTCCATGGCTCCTTGCTCTCCTTCCCGCTCCGCCCGTTTCCGGGTCGAGGCTTGGTTGTTCCTCGATCGGCCAAAAAAAAGGCCGCTGGGTTTTCACCCAGCGGCCTTTCCTTCGAGGAATCGTTCAGTTCGGTTACTGATCACCTCTTGGGGGGCTGCTGGGCCTGAAGTCGCAAATCGTAGCGACCGGCGTGCGCTTGGCCTGCGCACAGAGCGACGAGACGACTACGACATGAGCGGCGGAACGCACCGAGACTGCGCGTACACGCCCGGCGTCGTTTCCGCGCCAGCTGTGATTTGCAGTCATAATGATCATTCGGTTGCGTTCCCTTTCTCGACCCAACTTGCCTTGCAAGATGTTGTACCCATGGCCTGATGGGGGATTCAAGCCCCCCTTCTCCACACCTGTGGAACGCCATGGCGTCCGGGCTACGTTTCCGCCGACGCTTCGGCGGCCTCCAGCGCGTCCTGAACCTCCACCCAGCGGTCCATTTTCGCCGTCAGGTCTCGGTCGACCTCGGCGTGGCGACGCTGCGCTCCGCCGACGTCGAAATCCGAATCCTCATACGTTTCCGGGTCGGCGAGGCGACTCTCGAGTTCGCCCTTTTCGGTCTCCAGGGCCTCGATCCCGGTTTCCAATGAGGTCAGCTCTCGGCGCAGGGGCTGTGTACGACGGGCCAGGTCGTTTCGGGCCTCTGCCGCCGCGCGCCGCTCTGCTCGTTTGCCGCGGCCGGACCGCTCTCCGTCGGCACCCTCGTCTGCGGGTCCGCCCCCCGCGCTGGTGCCGGCGGCCAGGAGTTCGGCCTCCTGGGCGTGCTTCCACGTATAGTAGTCCCAATCGCCGGGGTATTCGTTGACGGTTCCCGGCTCGATCCGGACGACTCTCCTCGCCAGGCGGCGGATGAAGTGGACGTCGTGGCTAACGAAGCAGAGGGAGCCCTCGTACTCGCGGAGCGCGTCGATTAGGGCGTCTACCGAAGGGATGTCCAGGTGGGTGGTCGGCTCGTCCATCAAGAGGACGCTCGGCGGTGCCAGCAGAATCCGTGCGAGGGCGAGACGGCTCTTCTCGCCGCCACTCAGAACGGAGGCGTTCTTGAAGACGTCGTCGCCGCTGAAAAGGAAGGAGCCGAGAAGGGTGCGGATGAAGGTCTCGGTCTGGTCCGGGGCGGCGGAGCGCGCGTTCTCTAGGACCGTCTGCCCGAGGTCCAGCAGGTCGTGCCGATGCTGCGCGTAGTAGCCGATCGTGGCTCGGAGGCCGAGTTTTCGTTCTCCTTTGCTCGGCTCGAGCACACCACCCAGGAGCTTCAATAGCGTCGACTTTCCGGCACCGTTCGGACCGACGAGGACCGTCTTCTCTCCGCGTTCGAGCCGGAAATCGATGCCGTCGTAGATGGTCTCGGTGCCGTAACCGAAGCGGACCTTCTCGAGTTCGAGCGCGATGTCCGACGTGCGTTCCGGTTGCGGGAAGCGCAGGTGAACGCGTGCGCTCTCCGAGGCGATCTCGATGCGGTCTTCCTTCTCGAGGGCCTTGATCCGACTCTGGACCTGGGTTGCCTTCGTGCTCTTGGCGCGGAAGCGCTCGATGAAGCGTTCCGTCTGTTTGATGCGGCGGTCCTGTGCTTTGGCCGACGCCTCGAGTTGGGCGCGGCGGGCGGCGCGTTCCCGAACGTAGTCGCCGTACGAGCCGACGTACCGCGTGAGCTGCATCCGGTCGACTTCGAGAATCGACTGGATCGTCGCGTCGAGAAACGCGCGATCGTGCGAGATGATGATGAGGATCGAGCGTGTCTGAGCGAGGAATCCCTGGAGCCACAGCACAGACTCGAGGTCGAGATGGTTCGTCGGCTCGTCGAGCAGAAGGACGTCGGGCAAGTCCAGGAGGAGTCGCGCCAGCTCGGCACGCATCACGTAGCCACCGGAAAACGTTCCCAGCCGTCGTTCCGGTTCACCCGTGCGAAACCCCAGACCAGCGAGGATGCGTCGGGCCCGCGCTTCCCGGTCGTGGCCTCCGACTTCCGCGAACACGGCGTGGGCCTCGGCAAGGTGGGTGCTCAGCGTTTCCCGCTCGGTATCGGTGGTGGCTGCTTCAATCGCGCTTGGAAGCCGCTCCAGGTCCTCCAGGATCCCGGCGAGCCTGCCGGAGGGGCGGGTTGCCGTCTCCAGGACCGTTTCCTCGGGCGCGGTCAGGATCTCCTGCGGAAGGTGGCCGAGCGTGAGCCCCTTGGATCGTCGGATGGCACCGTCGTCGGGCAGCTCATGTCCGAGCAGCAGGGCCAGGAGCGTAGACTTTCCGGCGCCGTTCGGACCGACGATGCCGATCCGATCCCCGGGACCCAGCGTGAGCGTCGCGTCCTGGATGAGGGTGCGGGCGCCGAAGCCCTTGGTGACGTTCTCGAGACTTATCATCGGCTGGGCCGCAGGAACGGAGGATAGCATCGGCGGGTTGACCGATGCATGGCCGCGACGGAAGGTCCGGTATGCGCAAACTGATGTTCCTCTGCCGTCGCCGACCGGACATCGGCCACGACGACTACGCAAGTAAGGTACTCGTCGGGCACGTCCCGCTCGCGCTGCTCCACCATCCCACGATGCGCCACTATGTCGTCAACATCGTCGATCGGGCGCTGATCCCCGGATCGCCCGATATCGACTCGGTCGCAGAGCTCAGCTTCGACACGCTCGAGGACTACCGCGAGCGGCTCTACGACTCCGCGGAAGGCGAGAAGATCATTCACGGAGACGTGGTGGGCTTCATGGGCGCCGCGGACGCATACGAATGTACGGCGCACGTCCACAAGAAGCCCGAGGACTGGGAAGTCGGCCGAACGACACCGGGTGTGAAGATGATTTCGGGTCTGAAGCGGAAGCCGGGCGTCTCGCACGACGAGTTCGTCGACCATTGGCTCCATCGACACGTCCCCCTGGCTCTCGAAGATGCGGCGGGCATACCGCACTACGTGACCAACGTCGTCGACTCGAAGCTCTCCGATGGGGGCGAGGAGTTCGATGGTTTCGCGGAGCTGGGCTTCCCGAGCGAGGCTGCGATGATCGCGGAGTTCACCGGAAAACCCGAGCGCGCGAAGGTGATCGCCGCGGATAATGACAAGTTCATCGGGTCCATGCAGGCGTGGGTCGGGGTGGAGCACCCGCAGAAGTAGGTCGGACTCCCTGAGGCTTCAGCGCAGGTCGAATCCGAGGAGCTGCTGGAGCTCGGCGAGTGCCGGCTCTGGGTGGTCCACCTTGATGGTCGACATCCCGAGCTCGCGGGCGGTCTTAAGGTTCCGGCCGATGTCGTCCAGGAAGATCGCATGGCCTGGCTCGACGGAGAGCCGCTCGCACACGATCTGGTAGATCCGCGGGTCCGGTTTCCGGACGCCCTCGACGGCGGACTCGACGTAGACGTCGAAGAAATCGACGAGGAGGTTTGCCTGCGCCTGGTCACTTTTCCAGTTGTTCGTGAGAGCTGCGGTGGCGATGCCTTGCTTGCGGATACGGCCGATCGCTTCGAGCATCTCGGGTCGCGGTCCGGTGACGAGGGCGATCCGTTCCATCATCTCGCGCGCGGAGAACACGGAACCGGCCTCGGCGCAGTCGGCGTCGAACGCTGGGTAGAATTCTTCGAGTTCGAGCTCGCCGCGTTCGAGGCGCGACCACGCTCCGGTGGCTCCCGTCGAGACCACGATGCCGTTGATGAAGCCCGAAGGGATCCCCTTCTCTTTCTCGTAGTCGCGAATGACGTGAAGAGGTGACCCCAACACGACTCCACCCAGGTCGAAGATGACGGCGCGGTAGCTCATGGTTCAGCGGTAGCCTAGGGCAAGACCGCATGCCAAGGTGCCGCCCGTGCATCGGAAGGCCATCCTCGGACTCCTCGAGCGTTACCTCGATCGTCATCCGAATGAACTGATCATGGTGGATCACATCCGTCAGTTCGTTCGCGTTCACGACGACTGCTTCGAGCGAACCTGCCTCG contains:
- a CDS encoding DUF1329 domain-containing protein, with translation MLDSRWFVALTAAAVLASPALALAEGQPLPEGAWKLSKDNWQKAENLLPDPVLKRVKAGDYTFTVVPLDDQKFKENYTANYWAASEANEGKYELDAETCAISNKETGETPDHIWGKPFPRIDPKDPTAACKVAWNFYLANQMGEGVGATFTLNGIDRNGEFRRIKMWLHANSYMGRTVKDEENPEKLRVTTMSHAMEPADAEGVNILSQQLNEWDAQDNIWAYLPQMRRARRVNAATRSDPIAGLDIFSDDLNCYAGKVEYYKWKIVGEQKIFAPVIGPYALKQIKTKEEGKMDVPIPYLRGGYETPGNEGAPWQITENLVLVERPVWKIEGESTDPYYNFGKVIMYIDKDMSRIYWKNVHNRAGEYFYTAMCSYHFSKSDDGEFGTTTPNMVMGVNDKTDRAALGGRYASQFIDRNMDPSQFSLRALSRLSD
- a CDS encoding Mrp/NBP35 family ATP-binding protein, giving the protein MALSSEEVLEALKGVRYPGFSRDIVSFGIIRDIQVDEGGIRIVVAPPAGDPDLVGKIRPDIEATVANLPGAGALEIVSELAPQAAQPQGGTPQQPAESHAGHSHGDQNPVTSGPRGPQPIPGVKNIIAVASGKGGVGKSTVAANLALALRKYGQVGLLDADVYGPSAPLLMGTETAQPVVTEERRITPVEAHGLRMISMGFFIEKDKPVIWRGPMVTKLVAEFIKNVEWGELDYLVLDLPPGTGDVQLTLAQQLAMNGGVIVTTPQEVALADVRRGVKMFNQVNVPVIGLVENMSGHTCTACGHETDVFGRDGGEKLASELAIPFLGRIGLVAGVGAQGDAGVPIVEAQPDSPVTQQFRQIASEISRAA
- a CDS encoding helix-turn-helix domain-containing protein — encoded protein: MEDQGMLEELTGGEIRELRKRLGLTQEEFAHAVAVTFSTVNRWENGHAKPSKLARRAIGALAARKPSAPSESQTIDEMAGQRSFGNGE
- a CDS encoding helix-turn-helix transcriptional regulator; its protein translation is MDNTISIDPRVLSDRIRFVVRDEPKAFAYDLGLSLSAVYNYMNGRIPTTDVLFRIAKYTGYPMEWFLGEESLDAQHTSVAA
- a CDS encoding ABC-F family ATP-binding cassette domain-containing protein yields the protein MISLENVTKGFGARTLIQDATLTLGPGDRIGIVGPNGAGKSTLLALLLGHELPDDGAIRRSKGLTLGHLPQEILTAPEETVLETATRPSGRLAGILEDLERLPSAIEAATTDTERETLSTHLAEAHAVFAEVGGHDREARARRILAGLGFRTGEPERRLGTFSGGYVMRAELARLLLDLPDVLLLDEPTNHLDLESVLWLQGFLAQTRSILIIISHDRAFLDATIQSILEVDRMQLTRYVGSYGDYVRERAARRAQLEASAKAQDRRIKQTERFIERFRAKSTKATQVQSRIKALEKEDRIEIASESARVHLRFPQPERTSDIALELEKVRFGYGTETIYDGIDFRLERGEKTVLVGPNGAGKSTLLKLLGGVLEPSKGERKLGLRATIGYYAQHRHDLLDLGQTVLENARSAAPDQTETFIRTLLGSFLFSGDDVFKNASVLSGGEKSRLALARILLAPPSVLLMDEPTTHLDIPSVDALIDALREYEGSLCFVSHDVHFIRRLARRVVRIEPGTVNEYPGDWDYYTWKHAQEAELLAAGTSAGGGPADEGADGERSGRGKRAERRAAAEARNDLARRTQPLRRELTSLETGIEALETEKGELESRLADPETYEDSDFDVGGAQRRHAEVDRDLTAKMDRWVEVQDALEAAEASAET
- a CDS encoding EthD family reductase; protein product: MRKLMFLCRRRPDIGHDDYASKVLVGHVPLALLHHPTMRHYVVNIVDRALIPGSPDIDSVAELSFDTLEDYRERLYDSAEGEKIIHGDVVGFMGAADAYECTAHVHKKPEDWEVGRTTPGVKMISGLKRKPGVSHDEFVDHWLHRHVPLALEDAAGIPHYVTNVVDSKLSDGGEEFDGFAELGFPSEAAMIAEFTGKPERAKVIAADNDKFIGSMQAWVGVEHPQK
- a CDS encoding HAD family phosphatase — encoded protein: MSYRAVIFDLGGVVLGSPLHVIRDYEKEKGIPSGFINGIVVSTGATGAWSRLERGELELEEFYPAFDADCAEAGSVFSAREMMERIALVTGPRPEMLEAIGRIRKQGIATAALTNNWKSDQAQANLLVDFFDVYVESAVEGVRKPDPRIYQIVCERLSVEPGHAIFLDDIGRNLKTARELGMSTIKVDHPEPALAELQQLLGFDLR